From Chloracidobacterium sp. N, the proteins below share one genomic window:
- a CDS encoding amidohydrolase family protein, with protein sequence MRTSTFSVLLCLALGSALLTPAAAQSERPGEVAPARSYAIVNARLVPVAGPPIERGTVVMRNGLIVAVGADVKPPADARQLDGTGLTVYPGLMEAVGHLGFAPAPLATPPLAGPVRATPGATPPAVPVGGLANSTRPNGFQPELLAAELVRPNGDGLEAARQAGFTTALTIPRDGIVLGRSAVIALAADSPREMVIRTPVALHIAFRVVSGSGYPNSLMGVFSMVRQAFLDAQQYQAHWAAYRANPRGMKRPADDPSLEALLPALNRELPVVFHADTEREIIRALDFAREFNLRPIIAGGREAEKVADRLKADQAAVLLSLNFPKRTTAFAPEADPEPLSLLRARTAALKTAAALHSAGIPFAFQTGGLSPAEALSNVKKATENGLPAEAAIRALTLRPAEMFGLADRLGSLEAGKVANLVAVRGDLFDARRKVAFVFIDGAMVNLRSSNVTPGEIAGTWETKDLKLTFSRENNELKGKVRVGDTDVEVRELRLGLDEDASLSTVRFVADLPRDGATRAAIFTGKYTSDELRGTFTVDGKAEPERLFKRGTAPPATPGAAATGTANGSGAVFDFTGTWNLTISFGPQSLPATMTLRQEGTNVSGTLSLGPVGTVELSNGRVTGNRMEATARVDFGGRSVELQLSGTGNGNSLEGTVTSPQGTAAFSGTRPQ encoded by the coding sequence GCGCGCAGCTATGCCATCGTCAATGCCCGCCTGGTTCCGGTTGCCGGTCCGCCCATTGAACGGGGCACGGTTGTCATGCGGAATGGCCTCATTGTCGCCGTTGGCGCGGATGTCAAACCGCCGGCCGATGCGCGCCAACTGGATGGCACGGGCCTGACGGTCTATCCCGGTCTCATGGAAGCCGTTGGGCACCTCGGTTTTGCGCCAGCGCCGCTGGCCACACCGCCGCTGGCGGGACCCGTCCGGGCCACACCGGGGGCGACGCCTCCGGCCGTACCGGTTGGCGGGCTGGCCAACTCGACCCGTCCAAACGGTTTCCAGCCGGAGCTTCTGGCGGCCGAACTTGTCCGCCCGAACGGGGACGGACTGGAAGCCGCCCGGCAGGCCGGCTTCACCACGGCGCTGACCATTCCGCGCGACGGCATCGTTCTGGGGCGGTCGGCCGTCATTGCCCTGGCGGCCGATTCGCCCCGCGAAATGGTCATCCGCACGCCTGTGGCGCTGCATATTGCCTTCCGGGTGGTTTCCGGCAGCGGTTATCCCAACTCCCTTATGGGCGTTTTTTCCATGGTGCGGCAGGCATTTCTCGATGCCCAGCAGTACCAGGCGCACTGGGCGGCCTACCGCGCCAACCCACGGGGCATGAAGCGGCCGGCGGATGACCCGTCGCTCGAGGCCCTGCTTCCGGCGCTCAACCGCGAACTGCCCGTGGTCTTCCACGCCGACACCGAACGTGAAATCATCCGGGCACTCGACTTTGCCCGCGAATTCAACCTGCGCCCCATCATTGCCGGTGGGCGTGAAGCCGAAAAGGTGGCCGACCGCCTGAAGGCGGACCAGGCGGCTGTGCTGCTGTCGCTGAATTTCCCCAAGCGCACCACGGCCTTTGCGCCCGAAGCTGATCCGGAACCGCTTTCCCTGCTCCGGGCGCGCACAGCGGCGCTCAAAACGGCGGCGGCACTGCACAGCGCCGGCATTCCCTTTGCTTTCCAGACCGGCGGGCTGTCCCCGGCGGAAGCCCTGTCAAACGTCAAAAAAGCCACTGAGAACGGCCTGCCGGCTGAGGCGGCGATTCGCGCGCTGACGCTTCGGCCGGCAGAAATGTTCGGTCTGGCCGACCGCCTTGGAAGCCTCGAAGCTGGTAAGGTCGCCAACCTGGTGGCCGTGCGGGGAGACCTTTTTGATGCCAGGCGCAAAGTGGCCTTCGTCTTCATTGACGGGGCCATGGTCAACCTGCGCAGCTCCAACGTCACGCCAGGCGAGATCGCCGGCACGTGGGAGACAAAAGACCTGAAGCTCACCTTCAGCCGTGAGAACAACGAACTCAAGGGCAAGGTGCGCGTGGGTGACACCGACGTTGAGGTACGTGAACTGCGTCTCGGTCTGGATGAAGACGCTTCTCTTTCCACCGTACGGTTCGTTGCTGACCTGCCACGGGATGGCGCAACCAGGGCGGCGATCTTTACCGGCAAGTACACGAGTGACGAACTGCGCGGAACCTTCACCGTGGACGGGAAAGCCGAACCCGAACGCCTGTTCAAACGGGGCACGGCTCCGCCGGCGACGCCGGGCGCAGCGGCAACCGGCACAGCCAATGGGTCGGGAGCGGTCTTTGACTTTACCGGTACCTGGAACCTCACCATTTCCTTCGGACCGCAGAGCCTTCCGGCAACGATGACGCTCCGGCAGGAAGGCACGAATGTGTCAGGGACGTTGAGCCTGGGGCCGGTCGGCACCGTGGAGTTGAGCAACGGACGTGTCACCGGCAACCGCATGGAAGCCACGGCCCGCGTGGATTTCGGCGGCCGCAGCGTTGAACTCCAGCTCAGCGGCACCGGCAACGGCAACAGCCTCGAAGGGACGGTGACTTCTCCGCAAGGTACAGCGGCTTTCAGCGGCACACGCCCCCAGTAA
- a CDS encoding phytanoyl-CoA dioxygenase family protein — MLGSWLKTFLPGRRSIPDKAAEPDFDPQTLPWIDRPEADLEGYLRGLSKAEQDMFGPALRSWRDLGYAIFPQAVSHELIDAYLADIEELYAQRRWRALVLGESFGVQPVQALSRETLEGEHHLRLMDFHNHSVAGKKLALNAKAVTFLRHVFQDEVVAMQSLTFIHGSEQWTHQDFPYVVAQIPSHLAASWIALEDVHPDAGPLGYFPGSHRLPKFNFGNGLFLTPESPLREDAFREHLERHCAARGIERQVFLPRKGDMFVWHAALAHGGTKVNNPNLTRKSFVTHYSSLRAYPRDRRAPEVIPRRWTWNGAHLYENPLLPEEENAFRRGEAVE; from the coding sequence ATGCTTGGATCGTGGCTGAAAACGTTTCTCCCCGGACGCCGCAGCATCCCGGACAAGGCGGCGGAACCTGACTTTGATCCCCAGACGCTGCCCTGGATTGACCGCCCGGAAGCCGATCTCGAAGGCTATCTTCGCGGCCTTTCCAAGGCGGAACAGGACATGTTCGGGCCGGCACTGCGGTCGTGGCGCGATCTGGGCTATGCCATCTTTCCCCAGGCGGTCAGCCACGAGTTGATTGACGCCTACCTGGCCGACATCGAAGAACTCTATGCACAGCGGCGCTGGCGGGCGCTCGTTCTGGGAGAAAGTTTTGGCGTCCAGCCGGTGCAGGCGTTGTCCCGGGAAACACTCGAAGGCGAACATCACCTTCGGCTCATGGACTTTCACAACCACTCGGTGGCCGGGAAGAAACTGGCCCTCAACGCCAAGGCCGTGACGTTTCTGCGCCATGTGTTTCAGGACGAGGTTGTGGCCATGCAGTCGCTGACCTTCATCCACGGCTCGGAACAATGGACGCACCAGGACTTTCCCTACGTCGTGGCGCAGATTCCCAGCCACCTGGCTGCTTCCTGGATTGCGCTGGAGGACGTGCACCCGGACGCCGGCCCGCTCGGTTATTTCCCCGGCTCCCACCGGCTGCCCAAGTTCAACTTCGGGAACGGTCTCTTTCTGACGCCGGAATCGCCGCTCCGGGAAGATGCTTTCCGGGAACACCTGGAAAGACACTGCGCGGCACGGGGCATCGAACGCCAGGTTTTTCTTCCCAGGAAGGGCGACATGTTCGTGTGGCACGCTGCGCTGGCCCACGGCGGGACGAAGGTCAACAATCCCAACCTGACACGCAAATCGTTCGTGACGCACTACTCATCGCTGCGCGCCTACCCACGCGACCGCCGCGCGCCGGAGGTTATCCCCAGGCGTTGGACATGGAATGGCGCACACCTGTACGAAAACCCCCTGCTCCCGGAAGAAGAAAACGCCTTTCGGCGCGGAGAAGCCGTCGAATGA
- a CDS encoding amidohydrolase, with the protein MLNTTPLRFALACGLATALGFGTLAQTPARQQAQTPTLIRNATLLTVTKGTLENSDLLIENGKIAKIGKGLTAPAGARVIDATGKYVLPGIIDCHSHSMLDAVNEGSLAVTSMCRIRDVLNPNDVDLYRALAGGVTALNLLHGSANAIGGQNQVVKIKYGRPIEEFLFPDAPPGIKFALGENPKRSNFRFPGQTQRYPNSRMGVEETIRDAFVRARDYKRQWDDYNAAKARGENVVPPRRDLQLEPLVEVLEGKRYVHAHCYRAEEILMLMNLAEEFGFRVRTLQHVLEGYKIAREIAKHGAGASAFADFWSYKVEAYDAIPHDAALMTRAGVIVSLNSDDDGRARRLNMEAARVMKYGDLTENEALRLITINPAIQLGIDRRVGSLEVGKDADLAIWTAHPLSVYARVETTFIDGEVFFDRQADLARREALAKERAELEAAEVNRPQGGGAPPPAPARRRPAYSFGDNCMQMTKE; encoded by the coding sequence ATGCTGAACACCACACCCTTACGCTTTGCCCTCGCCTGTGGGCTGGCCACGGCGCTCGGCTTCGGAACGCTGGCCCAGACACCGGCCCGGCAGCAAGCCCAGACACCAACGCTCATCAGGAACGCCACCCTGCTGACCGTCACCAAAGGCACGCTGGAAAACAGTGACCTGCTCATTGAGAACGGCAAGATTGCCAAAATCGGCAAGGGTCTGACGGCTCCGGCCGGCGCGCGGGTCATTGACGCCACGGGGAAGTATGTCCTGCCGGGCATCATTGACTGCCACTCGCACTCGATGCTCGATGCGGTCAATGAAGGTTCGCTTGCGGTGACTTCCATGTGCCGCATCCGCGATGTGCTCAACCCGAACGACGTGGATTTGTACCGCGCTCTGGCTGGCGGCGTTACGGCGCTGAACCTGCTGCACGGCTCGGCCAACGCAATTGGCGGGCAAAACCAGGTCGTCAAGATCAAGTACGGGCGGCCCATCGAGGAATTCCTGTTCCCCGACGCCCCGCCAGGCATCAAGTTTGCCCTCGGCGAAAATCCCAAGCGGTCGAACTTCCGCTTTCCGGGACAGACGCAGCGGTATCCCAACTCACGCATGGGCGTGGAGGAAACCATCCGTGATGCCTTCGTGCGGGCGCGGGATTACAAGCGCCAGTGGGATGACTACAACGCCGCCAAAGCCCGTGGCGAAAATGTCGTACCGCCCCGGCGGGACTTGCAGCTTGAGCCGCTCGTTGAGGTGCTGGAAGGCAAACGCTACGTGCATGCGCACTGCTACCGCGCCGAAGAAATCCTGATGCTGATGAATCTGGCCGAGGAGTTCGGCTTTCGGGTGCGGACGCTCCAGCACGTGCTGGAGGGCTACAAAATTGCCCGTGAAATTGCCAAACACGGCGCCGGCGCTTCCGCCTTTGCCGATTTCTGGTCCTACAAGGTCGAAGCCTACGACGCCATTCCGCATGACGCCGCCCTGATGACCCGCGCCGGTGTCATTGTCTCGCTCAACTCGGATGATGACGGACGCGCGCGCCGGCTCAACATGGAAGCCGCGCGCGTCATGAAGTACGGCGACCTGACCGAAAACGAGGCGCTGCGGCTCATCACCATCAACCCGGCCATTCAGTTGGGCATTGACCGGCGGGTTGGCTCACTGGAAGTCGGCAAGGATGCCGACCTGGCGATCTGGACGGCGCATCCCCTGAGCGTCTATGCCCGTGTTGAGACGACGTTCATAGACGGCGAAGTGTTCTTTGACCGGCAAGCCGACCTGGCGCGGCGCGAGGCACTGGCCAAGGAGCGCGCCGAACTCGAAGCGGCGGAAGTCAACCGTCCACAGGGTGGCGGCGCACCGCCGCCGGCACCGGCCCGCCGTCGTCCGGCCTACAGCTTCGGCGACAACTGCATGCAGATGACAAAGGAGTAA
- a CDS encoding amidohydrolase family protein, with amino-acid sequence MRAVGQLRWFRLAAGLGFCLALTLDALAQQKLDIAPRVTVAIRDARLVTVSGETIERGTLVIRDGRIAAVGATAAIPSGAQIIDGKGLTVYPGMIDAATSLGLVEIPAVAATVDQGEVGDYNPNARAIVAVNPHSAHVRVTRYNGITSAATMPDGGVICGQATFINLYGTSPQEMAVVPSLGLVINFPRLNLGGGGPFAAFRQPPPANIAEAIATRNRRVEELRQVLREASDYGRAKAAAAADPNIPRPATNVVYESLLPALRGEMPVFFRADRAQDIRAVLAFAEDMGLRPIIVGGNDAWMCAAELKAKNVPVILTGVLDLPSREDDPYDVLYENAAKLHQAGVKFCISTGDNGAHVRDLPYHAGMAAAFGLSPQAALRAVTLSAAEVLGVSDRLGSLDVGKMANVVVADGDLLEPRTRVKYAFIDGRPAQLTSRHTELYEQFKERK; translated from the coding sequence ATGAGAGCTGTTGGTCAACTTCGTTGGTTTCGTCTGGCAGCGGGACTTGGCTTTTGCCTGGCCCTGACACTTGACGCCCTTGCCCAGCAAAAGCTGGATATTGCGCCGCGCGTGACCGTGGCCATCCGCGACGCCCGACTGGTGACGGTCAGCGGAGAAACCATCGAGCGCGGCACGCTGGTCATCCGGGACGGCCGGATTGCCGCCGTCGGTGCCACGGCGGCCATTCCCTCCGGGGCGCAAATCATTGACGGCAAGGGATTGACGGTCTATCCCGGCATGATTGACGCGGCGACATCGCTGGGCCTGGTTGAAATCCCGGCCGTAGCCGCCACGGTGGATCAGGGCGAAGTCGGCGATTACAACCCGAACGCGCGCGCCATCGTGGCCGTCAATCCGCACAGCGCCCACGTGCGCGTCACCCGCTACAACGGCATCACGAGCGCGGCGACGATGCCCGATGGGGGCGTCATCTGTGGGCAGGCGACCTTTATCAACCTCTACGGAACGTCGCCCCAGGAAATGGCGGTTGTACCGTCGCTGGGGTTGGTCATCAACTTTCCACGGCTGAACCTGGGCGGCGGGGGGCCGTTTGCAGCGTTTCGCCAGCCGCCGCCGGCCAACATTGCCGAGGCCATTGCGACGCGCAACCGGCGTGTCGAGGAACTCCGGCAGGTGCTGCGCGAAGCGTCTGATTACGGCCGCGCCAAAGCCGCCGCAGCCGCCGACCCGAACATCCCGCGTCCAGCGACGAACGTTGTGTATGAAAGCCTGCTGCCGGCGCTGCGCGGTGAAATGCCGGTGTTTTTCCGGGCTGACCGGGCGCAGGACATTCGCGCCGTGCTGGCCTTTGCCGAGGACATGGGGCTGCGCCCGATTATCGTTGGGGGCAATGACGCATGGATGTGTGCGGCGGAACTCAAAGCCAAAAACGTCCCGGTCATTCTGACAGGCGTGCTCGACCTGCCCAGCCGGGAAGATGATCCCTACGATGTGCTCTATGAAAATGCGGCCAAGCTGCACCAGGCGGGTGTGAAGTTCTGCATCTCGACAGGCGACAACGGGGCGCACGTCCGCGATCTGCCCTATCACGCCGGGATGGCGGCGGCGTTTGGCCTCAGCCCCCAGGCGGCTCTGCGGGCGGTGACGCTTTCGGCGGCCGAAGTGCTGGGCGTCAGCGACCGTCTGGGATCGCTCGATGTGGGGAAAATGGCGAACGTCGTGGTCGCGGATGGCGACCTGCTCGAACCCCGGACGCGCGTCAAATATGCCTTCATTGACGGCCGTCCGGCACAACTGACGAGTCGCCACACGGAACTCTACGAGCAGTTCAAGGAACGGAAATAG
- a CDS encoding site-specific DNA-methyltransferase, producing MLEPDAKGSIHLADNLDVLACLPSASVDLIYIDPPFNTGRVQRRTQLRTVRSDTGDRIGFQGRRYASQVIGSRSFGDDFDDYLAFLAPRLVEAHRVLAAHGSLYFHVDYREVHYCKILLDGIFGRENFLNEIIWAYDYGGRPRRRWPAKHDNILFYVKDIEGYVFNQEAIERIPYMAPGLVGPEKAARGKLPTDTWWHTIVPTNSAEKTGYPTQKPLGILRRIIQASSLPGALVLDFFAGSGTTGAAALELGRRFLLVDNNPEALAVMAQRFDGVEGITWAGFDPTPYQKDRTTATPVLSSGTNGGTQTVRANVHLPQRLPG from the coding sequence ATGCTGGAACCCGACGCGAAAGGCAGCATCCATCTGGCTGACAACCTGGACGTGCTGGCTTGCCTGCCGTCGGCTTCGGTGGACCTCATCTACATTGACCCGCCGTTCAATACCGGCCGGGTTCAGCGCCGGACTCAGCTTCGGACGGTACGCTCGGACACCGGCGACCGGATTGGTTTTCAGGGGCGGCGCTACGCCAGTCAGGTCATCGGCAGCCGGTCTTTTGGCGACGACTTTGACGATTACCTGGCCTTTCTGGCACCGCGTCTGGTGGAAGCGCACCGGGTGCTGGCCGCGCACGGCTCGCTGTATTTCCACGTGGACTACCGCGAAGTTCACTACTGCAAAATCCTGCTCGATGGCATCTTCGGGCGGGAGAACTTCCTGAATGAAATCATCTGGGCGTATGACTACGGCGGCCGTCCGCGCCGCCGCTGGCCCGCGAAGCACGACAACATCCTGTTCTATGTCAAAGACATTGAGGGGTATGTGTTCAATCAGGAGGCCATTGAGCGCATTCCCTACATGGCGCCGGGACTGGTTGGCCCGGAGAAGGCGGCGCGGGGAAAGCTTCCCACGGACACGTGGTGGCACACGATTGTGCCGACGAACAGTGCCGAAAAGACGGGCTACCCGACCCAGAAGCCGCTGGGTATTCTGCGGCGCATCATCCAGGCGTCATCGCTGCCCGGCGCGCTGGTACTGGATTTCTTTGCCGGCAGCGGCACGACCGGCGCAGCGGCACTCGAACTCGGCCGCCGTTTCCTGCTCGTGGACAACAACCCGGAGGCGCTGGCGGTGATGGCGCAGCGGTTTGACGGCGTGGAAGGCATCACGTGGGCCGGCTTCGACCCAACGCCATACCAGAAAGACCGGACAACAGCCACTCCGGTTTTGAGCAGCGGGACAAACGGCGGAACGCAAACCGTACGGGCGAATGTTCATTTGCCCCAGAGACTTCCCGGCTAG
- a CDS encoding DUF5942 domain-containing protein: MNPYFWNGLQHALAGLACAWGFFALAKKLKATASPRLEPASEAASARADADPSPVRLSQAGFWLALLMGSSALFFLPGHIDRPGTWADWLWQFTHYPVPDWDILWLGMPWHRWFLTHSVLIPLIVVGLTFEHRLWRAVGYGLAVGVASHLAWDAITQSPSTPIVFLPDAFLIRGDTARTWLLVQAALAFGLALLAERRHPMDT; encoded by the coding sequence ATGAACCCCTACTTCTGGAACGGGCTGCAACACGCGCTGGCTGGTCTGGCGTGCGCGTGGGGCTTTTTTGCGCTGGCGAAGAAACTGAAGGCGACCGCATCACCACGGCTGGAGCCAGCGTCAGAAGCCGCCTCCGCACGTGCGGACGCAGACCCCTCGCCCGTACGGCTGTCACAGGCAGGGTTCTGGCTGGCGCTGCTGATGGGGTCCAGTGCGCTGTTTTTTCTGCCGGGGCACATTGACCGTCCGGGGACGTGGGCTGACTGGCTCTGGCAGTTTACGCACTACCCCGTACCGGACTGGGACATTCTGTGGCTGGGAATGCCTTGGCACCGGTGGTTTCTGACGCACTCGGTGCTCATTCCGTTGATTGTCGTTGGGCTGACGTTCGAGCATCGGCTGTGGCGTGCGGTCGGCTATGGTCTGGCCGTCGGTGTGGCGAGTCATCTCGCCTGGGACGCCATTACACAAAGCCCCAGCACGCCGATTGTCTTTCTGCCGGATGCGTTTCTGATTCGGGGGGACACCGCCCGGACGTGGCTTCTGGTTCAGGCGGCGCTGGCCTTTGGATTGGCCCTTCTGGCTGAACGGCGGCATCCAATGGATACCTAG
- a CDS encoding cyclopropane-fatty-acyl-phospholipid synthase family protein: MTQPESAAPTPAALAGEDWFGSPYYALLYHHRDETEACFFIANLVRHLELRPGDRVLDIGCGRGRHATCLHEHGLEVDAFDISPDCIAVAQRYADETLRFHVHDMRLPFAHGGYRSAFNMFTSFGYFADDNENARVVAAAAQALDAGGWFVLDFLNAHWVVPRLTPFSVQVIGGIRFEIQREYRDGFILKTIAFEDGGRSFRFVERVKDIRLPMLKDFFAAAGLHVQSIFGDYDLSAYVADASRRVILIGRKP, encoded by the coding sequence ATGACGCAGCCGGAATCTGCCGCCCCAACCCCCGCTGCCCTGGCCGGTGAAGACTGGTTCGGAAGCCCATACTACGCCCTGCTCTACCACCACCGGGACGAAACCGAAGCCTGTTTCTTCATTGCCAACCTCGTACGACATCTGGAGCTGCGCCCCGGCGACCGCGTGCTTGACATCGGCTGCGGACGCGGCCGCCACGCCACCTGCCTCCACGAACACGGCCTCGAAGTGGACGCCTTCGACATCTCCCCGGACTGTATTGCCGTCGCCCAACGCTATGCTGATGAAACTCTGCGGTTTCACGTCCACGACATGCGGCTGCCCTTTGCCCATGGCGGCTACCGCAGCGCCTTCAACATGTTCACCAGCTTTGGCTACTTTGCCGACGACAACGAAAATGCGCGCGTCGTTGCCGCTGCCGCCCAGGCGCTTGATGCGGGTGGCTGGTTCGTCCTCGATTTTCTCAACGCCCACTGGGTTGTTCCCCGCCTGACGCCCTTCAGCGTACAGGTCATCGGCGGCATCCGCTTTGAAATCCAACGCGAATACCGGGATGGCTTCATCCTCAAGACGATTGCCTTTGAAGATGGCGGCCGGTCGTTCCGCTTTGTCGAGCGCGTCAAGGACATCCGCCTGCCCATGCTGAAGGATTTTTTTGCAGCCGCCGGTTTGCACGTCCAGTCCATTTTCGGCGACTATGACCTTTCGGCATACGTGGCAGATGCTTCGCGCCGGGTCATTCTCATCGGCCGCAAACCCTGA
- a CDS encoding ABC transporter permease, whose amino-acid sequence MLFQLVWSNLRHRPVRTALSAFGVALAVTLILVNAGLVNGSQRGRAQRETNVRAELMFWRDFNLTSTSALVMPIQYTDRLRQIAGVADAAPVGQYLKPSDYGIGVEIIEGIEWESYQRLTGIRLQAGTPPVDEYDAVVDAEFIRTRRAAIGDTVRVFERPFRITGVYAPEAGTARFKMQLATMQKLLAAPERCTFIYVKCTNPAEQEAVAAHIVEELPDNTVILIRDLPAAYEQGIPALNTFLKLVIGLAVAVGITFVFLTMYTTIAERKRDIGILKSLGASPWWIIRAIEAEALFVGLLGLLLGIGAAYLAVAGITTFTALRPEIELRWLGLAALISLLSTALGALYPAWRAARLDPVETLAE is encoded by the coding sequence ATGCTGTTTCAACTTGTCTGGTCAAATCTACGGCACCGGCCCGTGCGGACGGCGCTCAGCGCCTTTGGCGTGGCGCTGGCCGTCACCCTCATTCTGGTCAATGCCGGTCTGGTCAACGGCTCCCAGCGCGGACGCGCCCAGCGGGAAACAAACGTCCGGGCGGAACTGATGTTCTGGCGCGATTTCAACCTGACTTCCACCTCGGCGCTGGTCATGCCGATCCAGTACACCGACCGCCTGCGGCAGATTGCCGGCGTGGCCGACGCGGCTCCGGTAGGGCAGTATCTCAAACCAAGTGACTATGGTATCGGCGTGGAAATCATCGAGGGCATCGAGTGGGAAAGCTACCAGCGCCTGACCGGTATCCGCCTTCAGGCCGGGACGCCGCCGGTTGATGAGTACGACGCTGTTGTGGATGCCGAGTTCATCCGTACCCGGCGGGCTGCCATTGGCGATACGGTCCGGGTTTTTGAACGTCCCTTCCGGATTACGGGCGTGTATGCGCCGGAAGCCGGTACGGCCCGCTTCAAAATGCAGCTCGCCACCATGCAGAAACTGCTGGCGGCCCCGGAACGGTGCACGTTTATCTATGTCAAGTGCACCAACCCGGCTGAACAGGAAGCCGTCGCCGCCCACATCGTTGAGGAACTGCCCGACAACACGGTGATTCTCATCCGCGACCTGCCGGCGGCTTACGAGCAGGGCATTCCGGCGCTCAACACCTTTCTCAAACTGGTCATCGGGCTGGCGGTGGCCGTCGGCATCACGTTTGTTTTTCTGACGATGTACACCACGATCGCCGAACGCAAGCGGGACATCGGGATTCTGAAATCGCTTGGCGCGTCGCCGTGGTGGATTATTCGGGCCATCGAAGCCGAGGCGCTGTTTGTCGGCCTGCTTGGTCTTCTGCTGGGGATTGGAGCCGCGTATCTGGCCGTTGCCGGCATCACGACGTTTACGGCCCTGCGCCCGGAGATCGAACTCCGCTGGCTGGGCCTGGCGGCGCTCATCAGCCTGCTCAGTACGGCGCTGGGCGCACTGTATCCGGCCTGGCGGGCGGCGCGGCTTGACCCGGTGGAAACTCTGGCTGAATAA
- a CDS encoding iron-containing alcohol dehydrogenase, with protein MGFISGNPPLTRPDATFAVPTEIKYGIGKVGNLTVELQLAPDLAERTRLAVFTDAGVAAAGLLDVVRQAFADSDYTIVAVMDDVPAESDTEFVKRAAAKLNEAQVSLIVAVGGGSVMDTAKISAVIAAYGGEASEYEGGFMVPGPITPILAIPTTVGTGSEVTLAAVVKDNVQRRKLTIASPFLFPRMAILDPNMVATLPARLVAWTGFDALTHAIEAYSCVEREPISAALALSAIELIADNLEAAVREPGPTEARAKMQYAATMAAMAFSNSPVGAVHAIAHSVGALFGVHHGLSNSIALPFVMEFNLPAVATYYAAVARAMGIADTGQSTEALATAAIAAVRELKQRCGVPMQYREVGVPTDADTAAAITDLTLEDICLSFNPVKGEREDILALVMRTL; from the coding sequence ATGGGCTTCATCTCCGGCAATCCACCCCTGACCCGCCCGGATGCCACGTTTGCCGTTCCGACCGAAATCAAGTACGGGATTGGCAAAGTCGGCAACCTGACCGTTGAACTCCAGCTTGCTCCCGATTTGGCCGAACGCACCCGCCTTGCCGTCTTTACGGACGCTGGCGTGGCGGCTGCCGGTTTGCTTGATGTCGTCCGGCAGGCCTTTGCCGATTCGGATTACACCATCGTGGCCGTCATGGACGACGTACCGGCCGAATCGGACACGGAGTTTGTCAAGCGTGCGGCCGCCAAACTCAACGAAGCACAGGTGTCGCTCATCGTGGCCGTGGGCGGCGGCAGTGTCATGGACACGGCCAAGATTTCGGCTGTCATTGCGGCTTATGGCGGGGAAGCCAGTGAGTATGAAGGTGGGTTTATGGTGCCCGGCCCCATCACCCCGATTCTGGCCATTCCCACCACGGTTGGCACGGGCAGTGAAGTCACGCTGGCAGCGGTTGTCAAAGACAACGTTCAGCGCCGCAAACTCACCATTGCCAGCCCGTTCCTGTTTCCGCGCATGGCGATTCTCGACCCCAACATGGTGGCGACGCTACCGGCCAGACTCGTCGCCTGGACGGGATTTGACGCGCTCACCCATGCCATCGAGGCCTATTCCTGCGTTGAGCGCGAACCCATTTCGGCCGCGCTTGCCCTGAGCGCCATCGAACTCATTGCCGACAATCTGGAAGCGGCTGTCCGGGAGCCAGGGCCGACCGAAGCCCGCGCCAAAATGCAGTATGCGGCAACCATGGCCGCCATGGCGTTTTCCAACTCGCCGGTCGGCGCGGTGCACGCCATTGCCCACTCCGTCGGCGCGCTGTTTGGCGTGCACCACGGGCTGTCCAACTCGATTGCCCTGCCCTTTGTCATGGAGTTCAACCTGCCGGCGGTGGCGACCTACTACGCCGCCGTTGCCCGCGCCATGGGCATTGCCGACACCGGGCAATCCACCGAGGCGTTGGCAACGGCCGCCATTGCCGCCGTACGTGAGCTGAAGCAACGGTGCGGCGTCCCGATGCAGTACCGGGAAGTCGGCGTGCCGACGGATGCCGATACAGCGGCGGCAATTACCGACCTGACTTTGGAAGACATCTGCCTGTCCTTCAATCCGGTGAAAGGTGAACGTGAGGACATTCTCGCCCTGGTGATGCGCACCCTGTAG